In the genome of Stomoxys calcitrans chromosome 4, idStoCalc2.1, whole genome shotgun sequence, the window ACCAACGTACTCAAAAAGAGAGGTCTTATCATCCATTGCCAAATTGTTTGACCCTTGTGGTTGGTTGGCCCCAGTTATTGTAATCGCCAAGCTAGTCATGCAGCAAGTATGGCTTGACAAAATAGACTGGGATGACACGCTCAAAGCAATAGCATTAATAAACTGGCAAACCTTTGTAAAAAACTGTGGGGAAATTGAATCAGTAAAAGTTCCAAGATGGATTCAGTTTGTGCCTTCGTGTCAAGTTGAAGTTCACGGGTTTTGTGATGCGTCTGAGAGTGCGTACGGAGCAGCTCTTTACATAAGAGTGGAACATGAAGACCACAAGACagaaacatatttgctcgctgcTAAGACTCgtgtagcccccataaagaaaaTCTCGCTACCAAGGCTTGAGTTATGCGGGgctgttttattatcaaagctTGCGTCGTCAATTATAGCTAAGCTTCAAATTTCTAACTTCACAACTTACTACTGGACTGACTCAACAATTGTTCTAGCATGGCTCAAGAAACCACCTTGTGCTTGGAGCACATTTGTGGGAAATCGCGTCTCGGAGATATTGGAAAACGTCGGGGTTGAAAATTGGCTGCATATTGACTCCGAAAGTAACCCTGCGGATGTTGCCAGTCGAGGGTGCTCACCATCTGACTTGAAAGGTCATCATTTGTGGTGGCACGGACCCCTATGGTTAAAACTTCCGAAAGACAGGTGGCCAACGTACGAAGTTTTTAGTGACACGAGTTTAGAAGCGAAAGCAGTTAAAGTTTTTGCTACTACAACCTTTGAAGACCCTCTCGAAAGATTCTCTTCTTTGTCTCGAGCATATCGAGTTTTGTGTTATGTTTTAAGATTTTGGCGAAACACTAGCGCAGGTCGATCGCATCTTAGAATCTCGTCTGGGAAGATTACCGCTGAAGAAATACAAGACGTAAAGCAACGACTCTTAGTTATGACTCAGAAACAGTACTTTGCTTCCGAATACCACAATTTAGAACAGAAAACTAAATTGTCGCCCAGCAGTAGCCTTTTGTCATTGAACCCATTTTTAGACTCGAAAGGGGTTATGCGGTCCAATGGGCGTCTAGTCCAATCACCGGCACTGTCATACAATGAAAGGCATCCCATTCTCTTGCCATATGATGCAAGAATGACTCAACTTCTTGTCGAGTTTGCACACAAAATAACACTTCATGGAGGCAACCAGCTCATGACACGATTATTGCGATCAGAATTTTGGATATTTCGGTTAAAACCCCTTGTTAAGAAAGTTATACACAACTGCAAGACctgtattttgtataaaaagcaCTTGCAATCACAAATAATGGCGTCCCTTCCACCTGAGCGCACTTCACTCTCGAGACCCTTTACCAATACCGGGGTTGACTTTGCAGGACCCTTTAATATTAAAAACTATTCAGGTCGTGCTTGTCTGATTACCAAAGGGTACGTCTgtatctttgtttgttttgcgacaAAAGCCATACACTTGGAGGCAACAACCGACCTTTCTacacaatcttttttagcggCGTTTTCGCGTTTTATTGCTCGTAGAGGTTGTCCGGCCTGTATCTACTCCGATAATGGGAAAAACTTTGTGGGCGCCTCTGAATTACTTAAAAAGGATCGTCTAGAGTTCTTAAAGACTCTACAAAACCAAACGCTGCAGCAGAATGTTTATCAAAATCTAGTTTGGAAATTTATTCCTCCTGGTGCCCCTCACATGGGCGGCCTGTGGGAAGCGGGTGTCAAGTCTTTTAAATCCCACTTGCGCAAGTTTATTCCGAAAATGTACTTTACGTTCGAGGAATTGTCCACAATTTTGACTCGAATAGAGGCTTGCTTAAATTCCAGACCGCTGAGTCCAGCCAACGACGACCCCAATGACTTCTCGCCTTTGACTCCAGGCCACTTTCTTATTGGTACACCACTTCTGACCCCAGCGGAGCCTGATGTTTCAGATCAGGATGTCTCTTTTGCTAATAGGTGGAAAAGACTCAAAATAGTATCTCAATACTTTTGCCAACGATGGAAGTCGGAGTATTTGAAAGAATTGCACCGCAGATCCAAATGGAAATATCAGCAGGAAAATCTCGCAAAGGATGATTTAGTTGTAATCAGAGACGATAGGTTCCCTCCTACGGAATGGACAATGGGTCGCATTGAAAGGGCCTATCATGGTACAGATCAAAATATAAGAGTAGTAGATGTTAGAACGTCAAACGGAATAGTCACTAGACCCATTACTAAAATTGTCAAATTGTTTTCCGCATGACTAGTCGGGTACTCACGAACCTTAGAACACGGTACTCACAAGACTTTTCTTACAGGAATGGCGGCCTACTTACCCCGTGGATATTGGCAAGAGGAGGAGGAAAGACCTCGCGAAAACAATCGTGGCGCACGACACAATGAAAGACGTGATGGCAATCGCCAGGAAAGAGGACATCCTGGAGCGGACCGGGACTTGCAACGTGGGCGTGGTCGTCCAAGTATATGGCAGTATTCATGTGGTCTTTGCCAAGAtgaccacgctcttaactcaTGCCAGCGCTTTCGAGACAAAACCCCGTACCAACGGTACGAAACAGTGGAAAGGAGAGGCTATTGTAGAAATTGCCTGGCAAGAAGTCACCTAGCGCCAGACTGTACAAGCCTCACAGGGTGCCGccgttgtcatgatcgtcatcaCACCCTACTCCATGGGGCCCCTCAACTCGAAGAGGCACCCCTCAATATAGACGTGCCTGTGACACCGCCCCGCTTCTTATGGGACATTGTTTTTGTGCCGACGGCCATTATACGCATAACCGGTGAAGACGTCGACAGTTGGGCTTCTGTGCGAGTCCTGGTAAGCCAGTCCTCTATAATGTCCAGAATCGCGTATGCGACGTTCCGCCGGCTTGGTCTTCGAACGTTTTTGTACCAAGGTAAACGATTTGCTAGCTTTAAAATTATGTCTCGCCAACCCACTAGCACTTGGGCGTTAAAGGTCAACGCGCTCATCACGGACGAGCTGCCAAGACAACCCTATTCCGACCCTCTTCTTCACGACCCGACCCGTGATTTAACTGATAgctcactagctgacccggacccgAGAAGCAATGTTCCTATCGATCTAGAGCTTGGTGCAGATACATACTCTGCAATACATAGAGAAGGTCGCATATTTACCGGACTTGGTGACGTCAACGCCTATAGGACGGTACTGGGATACATCATATCCGGCCCTATTCGGAATCTAAATCAATAAGGCTTCCATCGTCATACTTACTTAGCCCTTAAAATCTTGGAATGTAACACTTGGTCATGGGgggcggaatgttcatggttgtgctattttttttatcatagcTGCTGTGCTAGCTAAACGCAACAGGTATGTGCCTAGCGGTCTGTCATGTAAAACACACACGCACTCATACCAACGTGCGTATATGCAGTCGCTGGGTACAtacttgtttgttgttattCAGCCAAACAAATGGTCATCGCCAACCACTGGCAGAtgatattcttttctttttggtaaTTATTCGAAGTCAAGCTTAACTCCCGTACGCATAAAAACCCCCGCGACcaagaaaaaaagaacaacaaaaagaacctgtgagcaaggaaaaagaaagaaaaagtgaaATTAAATTGTACACAGCAAAGAAATTAAGAACTGtttaaaatgtgaaattgtttaaaaatactTACCATCTAGAAAATAAACATACTTACCTATATTGTGAACCCTAAATACCTAccttgaaattaaaacaaaacaaaaacaagaagaatACTTACCTAAGGAAATTAgtgaaacaaaaattgcaagaaacacaagaaaaattataaaattactaACTACTTATTATCTACACTGTTAAAATTTACCTacatatattttcttaaaacctaattattgcacaaagtgtttaaaCTAATTTATATTGCACTTACCTAATTAAGCTTATACTACATTGTAAATATTGCACagtggaacaaaaaaaaatacaaacctgtgaaaataaacaaattgaattgaaacaaaaaaagcaaTCTAGTCTTGTGggaaaaaaaaaggcaaaaccaAAGTTCGTAAAGAAACACATAGTTTTTAAgtaaataccccaaaccggacaaatttgctgacttttactgTACACATTAATATGGGAATAATATGGGGtataccacgaatctgatatcaaaattcgggaccaactgtctaggggacgctccaccaccattacaaccccccaaataggacgtatttgctcaccaagacaattttgaCCTTTAATACAGTGTGGCTCcaca includes:
- the LOC131997011 gene encoding uncharacterized protein LOC131997011 — protein: MLHKGTETQASSQDPARDVARPSTSATALTTIIQSTPDTRQSNITTLTLRDKQISERHPRETLLFTAVVQIESRGQLFDARAIIDSGSQSTFITDKLKNKLSLPTKRNLVHVTGLSQMVAETSNKACLFTLRSSLDPRFELEVWAPVLKALPSNLPPQNLDLAQLRDVANLDLADPKFYISQPVDLLIGMDIGPLIFDIGSPMKSVGTLLAQNTVFGWIVGGPIAQGTTGGNRVSLHNTISIEKILTRFWEVEETPKKILRSEEDMVCEQNFKTTTRRNQNGRYVVNLPFKNCEELGSSRNIALAQFYRMERKLQATPEIKEQYDKTILEYLELGHMRRLSAEEVTKTPNYYLPHHAVIKPDRLTTKLRVVFNASSPSSNKRSLNDNLFAGPILQQDLVLQILKWRFFKYVFNADVTKMYRQILLDPNQTQFQRILFRKSPKDQVEDFELLTVTFGVNCAPFLAIRTLLQLAEDVADTYPLASKIIQENLYVDDVLVGAHTIEEAIRSRKELISAFDSAGFQLMKWTANDHKVIQDLPADQLLPVNWLELSEDSSTKTLGIRWNISGDYFTFTPPSLEVRPTYSKREVLSSIAKLFDPCGWLAPVIVIAKLVMQQVWLDKIDWDDTLKAIALINWQTFVKNCGEIESVKVPRWIQFVPSCQVEVHGFCDASESAYGAALYIRVEHEDHKTETYLLAAKTRVAPIKKISLPRLELCGAVLLSKLASSIIAKLQISNFTTYYWTDSTIVLAWLKKPPCAWSTFVGNRVSEILENVGVENWLHIDSESNPADVASRGCSPSDLKGHHLWWHGPLWLKLPKDRWPTYEVFSDTSLEAKAVKVFATTTFEDPLERFSSLSRAYRVLCYVLRFWRNTSAGRSHLRISSGKITAEEIQDVKQRLLVMTQKQYFASEYHNLEQKTKLSPSSSLLSLNPFLDSKGVMRSNGRLVQSPALSYNERHPILLPYDARMTQLLVEFAHKITLHGGNQLMTRLLRSEFWIFRLKPLVKKVIHNCKTCILYKKHLQSQIMASLPPERTSLSRPFTNTGVDFAGPFNIKNYSGRACLITKGYVCIFVCFATKAIHLEATTDLSTQSFLAAFSRFIARRGCPACIYSDNGKNFVGASELLKKDRLEFLKTLQNQTLQQNVYQNLVWKFIPPGAPHMGGLWEAGVKSFKSHLRKFIPKMYFTFEELSTILTRIEACLNSRPLSPANDDPNDFSPLTPGHFLIGTPLLTPAEPDVSDQDVSFANRWKRLKIVSQYFCQRWKSEYLKELHRRSKWKYQQENLAKDDLVVIRDDRFPPTEWTMGRIERAYHGTDQNIRVVDVRTSNGIVTRPITKIVKLFSA
- the LOC131997163 gene encoding uncharacterized protein LOC131997163; the encoded protein is MAAYLPRGYWQEEEERPRENNRGARHNERRDGNRQERGHPGADRDLQRGRGRPSIWQYSCGLCQDDHALNSCQRFRDKTPYQRYETVERRGYCRNCLARSHLAPDCTSLTGCRRCHDRHHTLLHGAPQLEEAPLNIDVPVTPPRFLWDIVFVPTAIIRITGEDVDSWASVRVLVSQSSIMSRIAYATFRRLGLRTFLYQGKRFASFKIMSRQPTSTWALKVNALITDELPRQPYSDPLLHDPTRDLTDSSLADPDPRSNVPIDLELGADTYSAIHREGRIFTGLGDVNAYRTVLGYIISGPIRNLNQ